In one window of Chanodichthys erythropterus isolate Z2021 chromosome 23, ASM2448905v1, whole genome shotgun sequence DNA:
- the LOC137014370 gene encoding protein adenylyltransferase SelO-like isoform X2, translating to MTKHDFTLFLFFSAVASATFSDEQEFCESESCNEREFDKSHFYSNVKYCGEIPLTLSHKLIDALPLDEAEGNFIRVVKGCVFSESQPTPLKEPLTLTAVSQDVLRNILDLNESVVQNEEFVGCVSGGKLFPGSIPLAHRYGGHQFGYWAGQLGDGRAHLLGEYTNRKGERWELQLKGSGKTPYSRSGDGRAVIRSSVREFLCSEAMHFLGLPTSRALSLVVSEEPVRRDPFYNGNVIKERGAVVLRLAKSWFRIGSLEILTRTGELDVLRTLLDFVIKKHFKSIATNDPDKYVVFFSRVVNETAHLIAHWMSVGFAHGVCNTDNFSLLSITIDYGPFGFMESYDPNFVPNTSDDEGRYSIGAQANVGLFNLQKLLEALKPLLTSDQLSQSQQILREYPQIYHQRFHELFKAKLGFLGNEEKDSYVIAFLLKLMEDTGADFTMTFRQLSEVTLSQLQKGSIAPSVWALSDLSSHEYFRDWVQLYVQRLLSVESDSDAARQHRMQGINPRYVLRNWMAESAIRKAEKNDFSEVALLQKTLMEPFMNQDEAERAGYASKPPSWAQQLRVSCSS from the exons ATGACAAAACATGAtttcacattatttttatttttctcggCCGTCGCCAGCGCTACATTTAGCGACGAACAAGAATTCTGTGAGAGTGAAAGTTGTAATGAAAGAGAGTTTGATAAGAGTCACTTTTATAGCAATGTAAAATACTGTGGAGAAATACCACTGACATTATCACATAAACTTATAG ACGCTCTCCCTCTCGATGAGGCTGAAGGTAATTTCATTCGTGTTGTGAAGGGATGTGTGTTTTCAGAGTCTCAGCCCACCCCTCTGAAAGAGCCCCTGACACTGACTGCTGTGTCACAG GATGTGTTGAGGAATATTTTGGATCTGAATGAGTCTGTGGTTCAGAATGAAGAGTTTGTTGGTTGTGTCAGTGGTGGAAAACTGTTTCCTGGCTCTATTCCTCTAGCACACAGATACGGCGGTCATCAG tTTGGTTATTGGGCCGGACAGCTGGGGGACGGAAGAGCACATTTGCTGGGTGAATACACAAACAG AAAAGGTGAAAGATGGGAACTCCAGTTGAAAGGCTCAGGAAAGACACCATACTCGAG GTCAGGTGATGGACGGGCTGTGATTCGCTCCTCTGTGAGGGAGTTCCTGTGCAGTGAAGCCATGCACTTTCTGGGACTTCCCACCAGCAGAGCCCTCAG TCTGGTTGTAAGTGAGGAACCTGTAAGGAGGGATCCGTTTTATAATGGCAATGTCATAAAAGAAAGAG GAGCGGTTGTTCTGCGTCTGGCCAAGTCCTGGTTTCGCATCGGTTCACTGGAGATATTAACTCGAACCGGAGAGTTAGATGTCCTTCG GACATTATTGGACTTTGTaattaaaaagcattttaaatctATTGCAACAAATGACCCTGACAAGTATGTG GTGTTTTTCTCTAGAGTGGTGAATGAAACGGCACATTTAATCGCTCACTGGATGTCGGTTGGgtttgctcatg GAGTCTGCAACACAGATAACTTCAGTCTGCTTTCTATCACTATTGATTATGGCCCATTTGGATTTATGGAATCATATGACCCAA ATTTTGTCCCAAACACGTCTGATGATGAGGGTCGGTACAGTATAGGAGCTCAAGCTAATGTCGGCCTGTTCAATCTACAGAAACTTCTAGAAGCTCTGAAACCACTACTGACCTCAGATCAGCTGTCCCA ATCTCAGCAAATATTGAGAGAATATCCACAAATCTACCATCAAAG ATTTCATGAGCTGTTCAAAGCAAAGTTGGGCTTTTTGGGAAATGAAGAAAAGGATTCATATGTGATTGCATTTCTTCTAAAG CTAATGGAGGACACTGGAGCAGACTTCACTATGACTTTCAGACAGCTGAGTGAAGTGACCCTGTCCCAGCTTCAGAAGGGATCCATTGCTCCG TCAGTGTGGGCTCTTTCAGACCTCTCATCACATGAGTATTTCAGAGACTGGGTTCAGCTGTATGTACAGCGTCTGCTGAG TGTAGAAAGTGACTCAGATGCAGCACGGCAGCACAGAATGCAAG gAATAAACCCACGGTACGTGTTGAGGAACTGGATGGCTGAATCTGCTATCAGAAAAGCAGAGAAAAATGACTTTTCAGAG GTGGCGCTGTTGCAGAAGACTCTAATGGAGCCATTTATGAATCAGGATGAGGCTGAGAGAGCTGGATATGCCAGTAAACCTCCATCCTGGGCTCAGCAGCTGAGGGTCAGCTGTTCTTCCTAA
- the LOC137014370 gene encoding protein adenylyltransferase SelO-like isoform X1, whose amino-acid sequence MTKHDFTLFLFFSAVASATFSDEQEFCESESCNEREFDKSHFYSNVKYCGEIPLTLSHKLIDALPLDEAEGNFIRVVKGCVFSESQPTPLKEPLTLTAVSQDVLRNILDLNESVVQNEEFVGCVSGGKLFPGSIPLAHRYGGHQFGYWAGQLGDGRAHLLGEYTNRKGERWELQLKGSGKTPYSRSGDGRAVIRSSVREFLCSEAMHFLGLPTSRALRCIYILVVSEEPVRRDPFYNGNVIKERGAVVLRLAKSWFRIGSLEILTRTGELDVLRTLLDFVIKKHFKSIATNDPDKYVVFFSRVVNETAHLIAHWMSVGFAHGVCNTDNFSLLSITIDYGPFGFMESYDPNFVPNTSDDEGRYSIGAQANVGLFNLQKLLEALKPLLTSDQLSQSQQILREYPQIYHQRFHELFKAKLGFLGNEEKDSYVIAFLLKLMEDTGADFTMTFRQLSEVTLSQLQKGSIAPSVWALSDLSSHEYFRDWVQLYVQRLLSVESDSDAARQHRMQGINPRYVLRNWMAESAIRKAEKNDFSEVALLQKTLMEPFMNQDEAERAGYASKPPSWAQQLRVSCSS is encoded by the exons ATGACAAAACATGAtttcacattatttttatttttctcggCCGTCGCCAGCGCTACATTTAGCGACGAACAAGAATTCTGTGAGAGTGAAAGTTGTAATGAAAGAGAGTTTGATAAGAGTCACTTTTATAGCAATGTAAAATACTGTGGAGAAATACCACTGACATTATCACATAAACTTATAG ACGCTCTCCCTCTCGATGAGGCTGAAGGTAATTTCATTCGTGTTGTGAAGGGATGTGTGTTTTCAGAGTCTCAGCCCACCCCTCTGAAAGAGCCCCTGACACTGACTGCTGTGTCACAG GATGTGTTGAGGAATATTTTGGATCTGAATGAGTCTGTGGTTCAGAATGAAGAGTTTGTTGGTTGTGTCAGTGGTGGAAAACTGTTTCCTGGCTCTATTCCTCTAGCACACAGATACGGCGGTCATCAG tTTGGTTATTGGGCCGGACAGCTGGGGGACGGAAGAGCACATTTGCTGGGTGAATACACAAACAG AAAAGGTGAAAGATGGGAACTCCAGTTGAAAGGCTCAGGAAAGACACCATACTCGAG GTCAGGTGATGGACGGGCTGTGATTCGCTCCTCTGTGAGGGAGTTCCTGTGCAGTGAAGCCATGCACTTTCTGGGACTTCCCACCAGCAGAGCCCTCAGgtgcatatatat TCTGGTTGTAAGTGAGGAACCTGTAAGGAGGGATCCGTTTTATAATGGCAATGTCATAAAAGAAAGAG GAGCGGTTGTTCTGCGTCTGGCCAAGTCCTGGTTTCGCATCGGTTCACTGGAGATATTAACTCGAACCGGAGAGTTAGATGTCCTTCG GACATTATTGGACTTTGTaattaaaaagcattttaaatctATTGCAACAAATGACCCTGACAAGTATGTG GTGTTTTTCTCTAGAGTGGTGAATGAAACGGCACATTTAATCGCTCACTGGATGTCGGTTGGgtttgctcatg GAGTCTGCAACACAGATAACTTCAGTCTGCTTTCTATCACTATTGATTATGGCCCATTTGGATTTATGGAATCATATGACCCAA ATTTTGTCCCAAACACGTCTGATGATGAGGGTCGGTACAGTATAGGAGCTCAAGCTAATGTCGGCCTGTTCAATCTACAGAAACTTCTAGAAGCTCTGAAACCACTACTGACCTCAGATCAGCTGTCCCA ATCTCAGCAAATATTGAGAGAATATCCACAAATCTACCATCAAAG ATTTCATGAGCTGTTCAAAGCAAAGTTGGGCTTTTTGGGAAATGAAGAAAAGGATTCATATGTGATTGCATTTCTTCTAAAG CTAATGGAGGACACTGGAGCAGACTTCACTATGACTTTCAGACAGCTGAGTGAAGTGACCCTGTCCCAGCTTCAGAAGGGATCCATTGCTCCG TCAGTGTGGGCTCTTTCAGACCTCTCATCACATGAGTATTTCAGAGACTGGGTTCAGCTGTATGTACAGCGTCTGCTGAG TGTAGAAAGTGACTCAGATGCAGCACGGCAGCACAGAATGCAAG gAATAAACCCACGGTACGTGTTGAGGAACTGGATGGCTGAATCTGCTATCAGAAAAGCAGAGAAAAATGACTTTTCAGAG GTGGCGCTGTTGCAGAAGACTCTAATGGAGCCATTTATGAATCAGGATGAGGCTGAGAGAGCTGGATATGCCAGTAAACCTCCATCCTGGGCTCAGCAGCTGAGGGTCAGCTGTTCTTCCTAA